The Candidatus Hydrogenedentota bacterium sequence GCGATCATTGAGTAGTTTCATCAACCGGTCTCGCTGTGCGTGCCGTATGACATACAGGTGATAAACGTGTTCATAGCCATCCGCTTGAACGGGTTTTTTGACGGAAGCCAAGCCCGCATGGTAGTGCTGCGCCAACTGCCTGCGTTTTTGATTATGGGCAGCGAGATGATTCAGCTTGACGCGCAGAATGGCGGCCTGAATCTCGTCCAAGCGGCTGTTGATCCCCCGCTCGACATTGATATAGCGTTGGACTTGACCGTAATTACGCAGCCGGCGCAGTTTTTCGGCCAATGCGGAGTCGTTGGTGATGATCGCGCCGCCATCTCCATAGGTGCCGAGGTTCTTGGTCGGGTAAAAGCTGAAGGCCGCCAGATGCCCCCACATTCCTACCCAACGATCATGCAGCCGTGCGCCGTGAGCCTGCGCGCAATCTTCCA is a genomic window containing:
- a CDS encoding DegT/DnrJ/EryC1/StrS family aminotransferase; the protein is AEFAAFHGVQYAISVANGTDAIELALRAGGVGRGDEVITVSHTAVPTVCAIERAGAQPVLVDIDPDRYTINPAAVEAAITPRTRAIVPVHLYGHPADMTELSRIAGRHGLLLVEDCAQAHGARLHDRWVGMWGHLAAFSFYPTKNLGTYGDGGAIITNDSALAEKLRRLRNYGQVQRYINVERGINSRLDEIQAAILRVKLNHLAAHNQKRRQLAQHYHAGLASVKKPVQADGYEHVYHLYVIRHAQRDRLMKLLNDR